One genomic region from Chloroflexota bacterium encodes:
- a CDS encoding tripartite tricarboxylate transporter substrate-binding protein → MNRSGVRWSVNRAGALAVVALALLACTPANRAAPTGSAASPAPANVTPNPTAAAAFYQGKTVHLIVGFTAGGGFDTLGRLVARHLGSHIPGNPTIVVDNMPGASGLVAANYVYSAAPKDGTVIAVFSEPGLQGQLLKADGVQFDARNFNWLGSTQVQTNLCIARTDSGITNFQQLLQPGGSQLIVGTTGPGSNIHDFPAALRGALNANFKLVSGYPGTADISLAVESGEVQGICTPWESVKVSRPHWFEGSPPFATILVQQGTERHPDLPNVPLAEEFAQNDEQRQVIRAATSTLAMSKPLVAPPGVPPERVAALRQAFVETMKDPELIADAEQSNIDLSVKSPEQVEKIVAQVLDSPPNVAQRLKEYLEATQ, encoded by the coding sequence GTGAATCGATCCGGAGTCCGATGGTCCGTCAACCGCGCAGGCGCCCTGGCCGTCGTCGCGCTGGCCCTGCTCGCATGCACACCGGCGAACCGCGCCGCCCCAACCGGATCGGCGGCCTCGCCGGCCCCGGCGAACGTCACTCCGAACCCGACGGCCGCGGCGGCCTTCTATCAGGGAAAGACCGTTCACCTGATTGTCGGGTTCACGGCTGGTGGCGGATTCGACACCCTTGGCCGCCTCGTTGCGCGCCACCTGGGCTCTCACATCCCGGGCAACCCGACGATCGTGGTCGACAACATGCCCGGTGCGAGCGGTCTGGTGGCTGCCAATTATGTCTATAGCGCGGCGCCGAAGGATGGGACGGTCATCGCCGTGTTCTCCGAGCCCGGGCTCCAGGGGCAGCTCCTCAAGGCGGACGGCGTGCAGTTCGACGCGCGCAATTTCAACTGGCTCGGCAGCACGCAGGTGCAGACGAATCTCTGTATCGCCCGGACGGACTCCGGTATCACCAATTTTCAGCAGCTACTGCAGCCGGGCGGGTCGCAGCTTATCGTCGGCACGACGGGGCCGGGGTCGAACATCCACGATTTCCCCGCCGCGCTCCGTGGGGCGCTGAACGCCAACTTCAAGCTGGTTTCTGGCTACCCCGGCACCGCGGACATCTCCCTGGCCGTCGAGAGTGGCGAGGTCCAGGGCATTTGCACACCGTGGGAATCGGTCAAAGTGAGTCGACCCCACTGGTTCGAGGGGAGCCCACCCTTCGCGACGATCCTCGTCCAGCAGGGGACCGAGCGCCATCCAGACCTGCCGAACGTGCCACTCGCCGAAGAGTTCGCCCAGAATGACGAGCAGCGCCAGGTGATCCGAGCCGCAACGAGCACCCTCGCCATGTCGAAGCCGCTCGTTGCGCCGCCGGGCGTTCCTCCGGAGCGGGTCGCCGCGCTGCGTCAGGCCTTCGTCGAGACGATGAAGGACCCCGAGCTGATCGCGGACGCTGAGCAGTCCAACATCGATCTGTCGGTGAAGTCGCCGGAGCAGGTCGAGAAGATCGTGGCGCAGGTCCTGGACTCCCCGCCGAACGTTGCCCAGCGGCTGAAGGAGTACCTGGAGGCGACGCAGTGA
- the coaE gene encoding dephospho-CoA kinase (Dephospho-CoA kinase (CoaE) performs the final step in coenzyme A biosynthesis.) yields the protein MEHFVIGLTGNIASGKSAVAAMLAEWGAEVIDADRVAHETLEGDPERSAVVARFGPGVQRPDGSIDRAALGRIVFADRSALADLEAILHPATRRRILERAARSAAPVVVIEAIKLLEGPLVDVVDAVWVVTAPRSERINRLVKTRHMARDEAERRVDAQNPESDKVRRADVVLDNSGSLEDLRRRARAAWDAIPRPTAER from the coding sequence TTGGAGCATTTCGTCATCGGGCTCACCGGCAACATCGCAAGCGGGAAGAGCGCCGTCGCGGCCATGCTGGCGGAGTGGGGAGCCGAAGTCATCGACGCCGACCGCGTGGCCCACGAGACGTTGGAAGGGGATCCCGAGCGCTCGGCGGTTGTCGCGCGATTTGGGCCAGGAGTGCAGCGTCCCGATGGAAGCATCGACCGCGCCGCCCTCGGGCGGATCGTCTTCGCCGATAGATCGGCGCTCGCCGACCTCGAAGCCATCCTTCACCCCGCGACACGACGTCGGATCCTGGAACGCGCCGCCCGGAGCGCCGCGCCGGTGGTCGTAATTGAGGCGATCAAACTCCTGGAAGGACCACTCGTCGACGTCGTCGATGCCGTGTGGGTCGTGACCGCGCCCCGGTCTGAGCGGATCAATCGTCTGGTGAAGACTCGACACATGGCGCGCGACGAGGCCGAACGCCGCGTGGACGCGCAGAACCCCGAGTCGGACAAGGTGCGGCGGGCGGACGTGGTGCTGGACAACAGCGGGTCGCTGGAAGACCTGCGCCGCCGGGCGCGCGCCGCCTGGGATGCCATCCCGCGACCGACGGCCGAGCGATAG
- the map gene encoding type I methionyl aminopeptidase translates to MVRFKPLSDNSILIKSPREIQMMQESGRRLRLLMKDLVAFAKPGVTAKQIDEYAGQKCREYELKSGAYGYGDPSNRFPGYICVSINEVVVHGIPGPRRLKDGDIVSLDVACSHKGYFADTCVTLPMGTISEEKQHLLEVCRDALYAGIAEARPGNRLSDVSHAIQEHAEAHGMNVVRDFVGHGIGRAMHEPPQVPHWGPPGRGPLLRPGMVICIEPQITLGSPQVKFLPDGWTAVTVDGSLSAHFEHTVAITENGPKVLTDWGLN, encoded by the coding sequence ATGGTTCGTTTCAAGCCACTCAGTGACAACTCGATCCTGATCAAATCTCCGCGCGAGATCCAGATGATGCAGGAGTCCGGACGGCGGCTCCGCCTTCTGATGAAGGACCTCGTCGCCTTCGCCAAGCCGGGCGTGACGGCGAAGCAGATCGACGAGTACGCGGGGCAGAAGTGCCGCGAGTACGAGCTGAAATCCGGCGCGTACGGGTATGGTGACCCCTCAAATCGCTTCCCCGGCTACATTTGCGTATCCATTAATGAGGTCGTGGTACACGGGATCCCCGGGCCGCGCCGACTCAAGGACGGCGATATCGTCTCGCTGGACGTTGCGTGCAGCCACAAGGGGTATTTCGCCGATACCTGCGTCACGCTTCCCATGGGAACGATCAGTGAGGAGAAGCAGCACCTCCTCGAGGTGTGCCGCGACGCGCTGTACGCCGGCATTGCCGAGGCCAGGCCGGGGAATCGCCTTTCGGACGTGTCCCACGCGATCCAGGAGCACGCGGAAGCGCACGGGATGAACGTGGTGCGCGACTTCGTAGGCCACGGAATCGGCCGAGCAATGCACGAACCGCCTCAAGTGCCCCACTGGGGCCCGCCCGGCCGCGGGCCGCTCCTTCGCCCGGGTATGGTCATTTGCATCGAGCCGCAAATCACGCTGGGCTCACCCCAGGTCAAGTTCCTGCCCGATGGCTGGACGGCCGTTACGGTCGACGGCTCGCTCTCGGCGCACTTCGAGCACACGGTCGCGATCACCGAGAACGGACCCAAGGTCCTCACCGACTGGGGCCTGAACTAG
- a CDS encoding RrF2 family transcriptional regulator, giving the protein MRISMRADYGARAMIDLAQHQGGGLVQTAEIAARQHIPESYLEQLLAALRKAGLVRSVRGPSGGHELARDPAELSLGDVLDVLEGIATPSSCMDDTGSCTVTGACVLQDVWCELAESYQRLVHGITIESLAARQAERESRNMYYI; this is encoded by the coding sequence GTGCGCATCTCCATGCGCGCCGATTACGGCGCGCGCGCGATGATCGATCTCGCTCAGCATCAAGGGGGCGGGTTGGTCCAGACCGCTGAAATCGCGGCGCGTCAGCACATCCCCGAGTCGTACCTCGAGCAGCTCCTCGCCGCCTTGCGAAAGGCGGGTCTCGTTCGGAGCGTTCGCGGTCCGTCAGGGGGGCATGAGCTGGCGAGGGACCCGGCCGAGTTGTCGCTGGGGGACGTGCTGGACGTGCTGGAGGGGATCGCGACGCCAAGCTCCTGTATGGACGACACGGGATCCTGCACAGTCACCGGCGCGTGCGTGCTGCAGGACGTCTGGTGCGAGCTGGCCGAGAGCTACCAGCGGCTGGTCCACGGGATTACCATCGAGTCGCTGGCAGCACGGCAGGCAGAGCGCGAGTCGCGCAATATGTACTACATTTAG
- a CDS encoding amidohydrolase family protein, with product MPHASGRAIDADGHIYEDVDALRERIRHYAPAYDGPAVYGMFPSLDGFPRGGGRGKTIATSPERWLEFLDRAHLDETVLYPTGGLSIGLVQNREWATVLAKAYNDWISDTYVRASPRFHSLALLPVQDIPAAVDELRRAVTKLGLAGGLLPAVHVVGRPLGDEWFDPIYAEAQRLGCALAVHGAPSRGLGFDYFDNMIKTHALSHPVSQIIQLTSFVLDGALERFPDLRVAFLEAGSGWMLYMMDRLDYEWEGAYRAQAEARGVRRAPSDYIARGNVYVSCELDEASLPLVVQRFPAGRILFPSDYPHEKPDSSIIHEIDEFWERTDLTEEMKHSIAVDSAVSFYRLDPR from the coding sequence ATGCCGCACGCCTCGGGTCGCGCCATTGATGCCGACGGGCACATCTATGAGGACGTCGACGCGCTGAGGGAGCGCATCCGTCACTACGCTCCGGCGTACGACGGTCCGGCTGTCTACGGGATGTTCCCGTCTCTCGACGGATTTCCGCGTGGGGGTGGGCGCGGGAAGACCATCGCGACGAGCCCGGAGCGATGGCTCGAATTCCTCGATCGAGCCCACCTGGATGAGACCGTGCTGTACCCCACGGGCGGACTCTCCATCGGATTGGTGCAGAATCGCGAGTGGGCCACGGTGCTGGCGAAGGCCTACAACGACTGGATTTCCGACACGTACGTGCGCGCCTCGCCGCGCTTCCACAGCCTCGCGCTCCTACCCGTCCAGGACATCCCAGCCGCTGTGGACGAGCTGCGTCGAGCGGTCACCAAGCTTGGCCTCGCGGGAGGGCTCCTCCCCGCCGTCCACGTCGTGGGGCGGCCACTGGGCGACGAATGGTTCGATCCCATCTACGCCGAGGCGCAGCGGCTGGGGTGCGCCCTCGCTGTCCACGGCGCGCCCAGCCGCGGACTTGGATTTGATTATTTCGACAATATGATCAAGACCCACGCGCTCTCCCACCCCGTCTCACAGATCATTCAGCTCACGAGCTTTGTGCTGGATGGAGCGCTCGAGCGATTTCCCGATCTCCGCGTCGCGTTTCTCGAAGCGGGGTCGGGGTGGATGCTGTATATGATGGACCGCCTGGACTACGAGTGGGAGGGGGCGTACCGTGCGCAGGCTGAAGCCCGCGGCGTGCGCCGCGCACCGAGCGACTACATCGCCAGGGGAAACGTCTACGTCTCCTGCGAGCTCGATGAGGCGTCCTTGCCGCTGGTCGTTCAGCGATTTCCCGCTGGGCGTATCCTCTTTCCCTCCGACTATCCACACGAGAAGCCGGATTCTTCCATCATCCACGAGATCGACGAGTTCTGGGAGCGGACCGACCTGACGGAAGAGATGAAGCACAGCATCGCCGTCGACAGCGCAGTGTCCTTCTATCGACTCGACCCCCGCTAA
- a CDS encoding C45 family peptidase — protein sequence METSNPPFSTLDVGGRDRSSRSAILPSDTALRRDGFLQLRVAGSPREMGLQHGELLRDEIRSLIDAVYHHVLYGQPGVAGWGIRRAVRTVAGIMASQIAPRYREEMRGVAHAADVPYADIVLVNSFDDVLANLRLLGTLFGRLGCSTFAVLPSGASGGALVCGRNLDYFVESAAGDDPWAATRFMKEHLTVTEFAPTDRQSFVAVGWPGFVGTVTAMSCRGVVVGSLSVPTLRNTPFATPAPFLYRSIVEQATTVDEAVDLMRRTRRTQGNNVLVGSASDRAAAVVEFTARRLAVRHPEHDWIVATNHFAHPDLAPRSTKAPFFSSSQRFMRLHDLCRSAVPNGFDAARAREFLTDITRWSPDANEYCTILNPCTVYSTVFAPSEGRMWVRAADRVDREYEEVEIPLS from the coding sequence ATGGAGACATCGAATCCGCCATTCTCCACGCTTGATGTTGGCGGCCGGGACCGTAGCAGCCGTTCGGCCATTCTGCCGAGCGACACGGCGCTGCGCCGCGATGGGTTTCTCCAGCTTCGCGTGGCTGGATCGCCGCGCGAGATGGGTCTCCAGCACGGAGAGCTTCTGCGCGATGAGATTCGGAGCCTCATCGACGCGGTGTACCACCACGTCTTGTACGGTCAGCCAGGCGTCGCGGGCTGGGGGATCCGTCGGGCCGTGCGCACGGTCGCCGGGATTATGGCGAGCCAAATCGCTCCGCGATACCGGGAAGAGATGCGGGGCGTCGCCCACGCGGCGGATGTCCCCTACGCCGACATCGTGCTCGTCAATTCCTTCGACGATGTGCTGGCGAATCTTCGTCTCCTCGGCACGCTTTTCGGTCGACTCGGCTGTTCGACGTTCGCGGTGTTGCCGTCTGGCGCGAGCGGCGGCGCCCTCGTGTGCGGGCGCAACCTCGATTACTTTGTCGAGAGCGCCGCCGGCGATGACCCCTGGGCAGCCACGCGGTTCATGAAAGAGCACCTGACCGTCACAGAGTTCGCTCCGACGGATCGCCAGAGCTTCGTGGCCGTGGGCTGGCCCGGATTCGTGGGCACGGTCACCGCCATGAGCTGCCGCGGCGTTGTTGTGGGCTCGCTATCCGTGCCCACGTTGCGCAACACGCCCTTCGCCACGCCCGCTCCATTTCTGTACCGGAGCATCGTCGAGCAGGCGACCACGGTGGACGAAGCGGTCGACCTGATGCGACGGACTCGCCGGACGCAGGGCAACAACGTGCTGGTCGGGTCGGCCAGCGACCGAGCCGCGGCCGTCGTGGAATTCACTGCGCGCCGGCTGGCCGTCCGCCACCCAGAGCACGACTGGATCGTGGCGACGAACCACTTCGCCCATCCAGACCTGGCCCCGCGGTCCACGAAGGCCCCCTTCTTCAGCTCCAGCCAGCGATTCATGCGCCTCCACGACTTGTGCAGGTCAGCGGTCCCCAACGGATTCGACGCCGCCCGCGCGCGCGAGTTCCTGACGGACATCACCCGCTGGAGCCCGGACGCCAACGAGTACTGCACGATCCTCAACCCGTGCACCGTCTACAGCACGGTCTTCGCGCCATCCGAGGGGCGGATGTGGGTGCGCGCCGCCGACAGAGTCGACCGCGAATACGAGGAGGTCGAGATCCCCCTCTCCTGA